From the genome of Cynocephalus volans isolate mCynVol1 chromosome 14, mCynVol1.pri, whole genome shotgun sequence, one region includes:
- the SERTAD2 gene encoding SERTA domain-containing protein 2, with the protein MLGKGGKRKFDEHEDGLEGKIVSPSDGPSKVSYTLQRQTIFNISLMKLYNHRPLTEPSLQKTVLINNMLRRIQEELKQEGSLRPVFPHNSQATDSLSDSYREAPPAFSHLASPPAHPCDLGSTTPLESCLTPASLLEDDDDTFCTSQAVQPAALTKLSPPALLPEKDSFSSALDEIEELCPTSTSTEAAAAATDSSKGVPSQSSAQKPEGPPDGRTDDSKLIDSLPGNFEITTSTGFLTDLTLDDILFADIDTSMYDFDPCTSSSGTASKMAPVSADDLLKTLAPYSSQPVTPSQPFKMDLTELDHIMEVLVGS; encoded by the coding sequence ATGTTGGGTAAAGGAGGAAAACGGAAGTTTGACGAGCATGAAGATGGGCTGGAAGGCAAAATCGTGTCTCCCTCTGACGGTCCATCCAAGGTGTCTTACACCTTACAGCGCCAGACTATCTTCAACATTTCCCTTATGAAACTCTATAACCACAGGCCGCTGACAGAGCCCAGCTTGCAAAAGACTGTTTTGATTAACAACATGTTGAGGCGGATCCAGGAGGAACTCAAACAGGaaggcagcctgaggcccgtgttCCCCCACAACTCCCAGGCCACCGACTCTCTGAGCGACAGCTACCGGGAGGCCCCACCCGCCTTCAGCCACCTCGCGTCCCCTCCGGCGCACCCCTGCGACCTCGGAAGCACTACACCCCTGGAGTCCTGCCTCACCCCGGCCTCACTGCTCGAGGACGACGATGACACTTTTTGCACTTCCCAGGCCGTGCAGCCCGCGGCTCTTACCAAACTCTCGCCTCCAGCCCTCCTGCCGGAAAAGGACAGTTTCTCCTCCGCCTTGGACGAGATCGAGGAGCTCTGTCCCACATCTACCTCCACCGAGGCCGCAGCAGCAGCGACTGACAGTTCGAAAGGAGTCCCCAGCCAGTCCAGCGCCCAGAAACCCGAGGGGCCCCCAGACGGCCGCACGGATGACTCGAAACTCATTGACTCTCTGCCTGGGAATTTTGAAATAACAACGTCCACAGGGTTCCTGACAGACTTGACCCTGGACGACATCCTGTTCGCAGACATTGATACGTCCATGTATGATTTTGACCCCTGCACATCCTCGTCAGGGACAGCCTCAAAAATGGCCCCCGTGTCGGCCGACGACCTCCTCAAGACTCTGGCCCCTTACAGCAGTCAGCCTGTCACCCCCAGTCAGCCTTTCAAAATGGACCTCACTGAGCTGGACCACATCATGGAGGTGCTCGTGGGGTCCTAG